From Amycolatopsis sp. cg9, one genomic window encodes:
- a CDS encoding purine phosphorylase, which translates to MNSVPEPTIVVLTALEVEYAAVRALLAERRVETHPSGTRFEVGRPPRGRGSAVVALTGQGNQASAILAERAITSFAPRALLFVGVAGALHDDLEPGDVVVGTKVYGYHGGKDEDGGFRARPQAWEIPYELDQIARHVAREEDWFPAGRRPPVHFRPIAAGEVVLNSRTTPLAEQLRATYDDAAAIEMESAGVAKAGHLNRGLPVVAIRGISDKADGHKHAADQAGWQPVAAANAAAFAFALAAELP; encoded by the coding sequence GTGAACAGCGTTCCCGAACCCACGATCGTGGTGCTGACCGCGCTGGAGGTGGAGTACGCGGCCGTCCGGGCGCTGCTGGCCGAGCGCCGGGTGGAGACCCACCCGTCGGGCACCCGCTTCGAAGTGGGCCGGCCGCCGCGCGGCCGGGGCTCGGCCGTCGTCGCGCTGACCGGGCAGGGCAACCAGGCGTCCGCCATCCTCGCCGAGCGCGCGATCACCTCGTTCGCGCCGCGGGCGCTGCTGTTCGTCGGCGTCGCCGGGGCCCTGCACGACGACCTCGAGCCCGGCGACGTCGTCGTGGGGACCAAGGTCTACGGCTACCACGGCGGCAAGGACGAGGACGGCGGGTTCCGCGCCCGGCCGCAGGCGTGGGAAATCCCGTACGAGCTCGACCAGATCGCCCGGCACGTCGCGCGCGAAGAGGACTGGTTCCCGGCCGGGCGCCGGCCGCCGGTGCACTTCCGGCCGATCGCCGCCGGGGAGGTCGTGCTCAACTCGCGCACCACCCCGCTGGCCGAACAGCTGCGCGCCACCTACGACGACGCCGCCGCGATCGAGATGGAAAGCGCCGGCGTCGCCAAGGCCGGCCACCTCAACCGCGGCCTGCCGGTGGTCGCGATCCGCGGCATCAGCGACAAGGCCGACGGCCACAAGCACGCCGCCGACCAGGCCGGCTGGCAGCCCGTCGCGGCGGCGAACGCGGCGGCCTTCGCCTTCGCCCTCGCGGCCGAACTCCCGTGA
- a CDS encoding NUDIX domain-containing protein yields the protein MPQETTWQIPKVAVAVDLAILTVREERLNILLVERAEEPYRGQLALPGGFIATEDEDIDVAAARELAEETGLASERLHLEQLRTYGGPDRDPRGRVVTVCYLALVPDLPIPSAGGDARAARWEPVADVERAGAPVAFDHRLIIADAVERARGKLEYTTLAAAFCAAEFTISELRRVYEIVWGHRLDHRNFHRKITGVAGFLVPTGDRTTRDGGRPAALYRRGPATVLHPPILRGHNLDDAESETA from the coding sequence GTGCCCCAGGAGACGACATGGCAGATCCCGAAGGTCGCGGTCGCCGTCGACCTCGCGATCCTCACCGTCCGCGAAGAGCGGCTGAACATCCTGCTCGTCGAGCGGGCCGAGGAGCCCTACCGCGGGCAGCTGGCGCTCCCCGGCGGGTTCATCGCCACCGAGGACGAGGACATCGACGTCGCCGCGGCCCGCGAGCTGGCCGAGGAGACCGGCCTGGCGTCCGAACGGCTGCATCTGGAACAGTTGCGGACCTACGGCGGGCCGGACCGTGATCCTCGGGGGAGGGTGGTGACCGTGTGCTACCTGGCGCTGGTGCCGGACCTGCCCATCCCGTCGGCGGGCGGGGACGCGCGCGCCGCGCGCTGGGAACCGGTCGCCGACGTCGAACGCGCGGGCGCTCCGGTCGCCTTCGACCACCGGCTGATCATCGCCGACGCGGTCGAGCGGGCGCGCGGCAAACTCGAGTACACGACGCTGGCCGCGGCGTTCTGCGCGGCCGAGTTCACGATCAGCGAGCTGCGGCGCGTCTACGAGATCGTCTGGGGACACCGCCTCGACCACCGCAACTTCCACCGCAAGATCACCGGGGTGGCCGGGTTCCTCGTGCCCACCGGCGACCGCACGACCCGGGACGGCGGCCGGCCCGCCGCGCTCTACCGGCGTGGCCCGGCGACGGTCCTGCACCCGCCGATCCTGCGCGGGCACAACCTGGACGACGCAGAAAGCGAGACCGCGTGA
- the murJ gene encoding murein biosynthesis integral membrane protein MurJ, with protein MAEPPPPVDDDATVFLPSELRGPHWPTRDPDVSRRPYDEFATQIVARPPASPVSAGRGEGAGSSLARSSGRMAVASAVSRVTGFVAKLLLAAVVGTGVVNDSFTVANTLPNIVFELLFGGVLASVVVPLLVRSHDDPDGGRAYTQRLITMALVLLTVGTAVAVAIAPLFTALYVDKSSAEANSGLTTALAYLLLPQILFYGLFALLSAILNAQNVFGPPAWAPVLNNVVVTGTLVVFAVVPGELTLDPVRMSDPKLLVLGLGTTLGIVAQAVVLIPALLRTGFRFRWRWGFDPRIKEFGGLAAWILGYVVVSHVGFVVTTRVLTGGTRGGVTAYSYASLLFQLPYGILGVSLLTALMPRMSRAAADGDTGSLVGDLSLASRMSTVLFVPISAVLAVVGTPIGIAIFTWGRGTLADAERLGQTLAVSAVGLLPFALVMLQLRVFYAMKDARTPTLIMLVMTAVKIPLLLLCRGLLDGEHVVYGVMLVNGAGFVVGAVLGQVWLWVRLGHLRSKRSLRVGLIVLGASALGVGAAVLAGYAVPGSLGAIPAAWVKLPVQTLLGMAVPFGLLALLKLPEFTPVTRRVGALLRRLAPR; from the coding sequence ATGGCGGAACCCCCACCACCCGTGGACGACGACGCGACGGTCTTCCTCCCGAGCGAACTGCGCGGCCCGCACTGGCCGACCCGCGACCCGGACGTCTCCCGGCGGCCCTACGACGAGTTCGCCACCCAGATCGTCGCGCGCCCGCCCGCGTCCCCGGTCAGCGCGGGCCGCGGCGAGGGCGCCGGTTCGTCGCTGGCGCGCTCGAGCGGGCGGATGGCGGTCGCCTCCGCGGTCAGCCGGGTCACCGGGTTCGTCGCCAAGCTGCTGCTGGCCGCGGTGGTCGGGACCGGGGTCGTCAACGACTCCTTCACCGTCGCGAACACGCTGCCCAACATCGTCTTCGAACTGCTCTTCGGCGGCGTGCTCGCCAGCGTCGTCGTCCCGCTGCTCGTCCGCTCCCACGACGACCCGGACGGCGGCCGCGCCTACACCCAGCGGCTGATCACGATGGCGCTGGTGCTGCTCACCGTCGGCACGGCGGTCGCGGTGGCGATCGCCCCGCTGTTCACCGCGCTCTACGTCGACAAATCGTCAGCGGAGGCCAATTCCGGGCTGACCACCGCGCTGGCGTACCTGCTGCTGCCGCAGATCCTCTTCTACGGCCTCTTCGCGCTGCTGTCCGCGATCCTCAACGCGCAGAACGTCTTCGGCCCGCCGGCCTGGGCGCCGGTGCTCAACAACGTCGTCGTCACCGGCACGCTCGTGGTGTTCGCCGTGGTGCCGGGGGAGCTGACCCTCGACCCGGTCCGGATGAGCGACCCGAAGCTGCTCGTGCTCGGCCTCGGCACCACGCTCGGCATCGTCGCCCAGGCCGTCGTGCTGATCCCGGCGTTGCTGCGCACCGGGTTCCGGTTCCGCTGGCGCTGGGGCTTCGACCCGCGGATCAAGGAGTTCGGCGGCCTCGCCGCGTGGATCCTCGGCTACGTCGTGGTCAGCCACGTCGGGTTCGTCGTCACCACCCGGGTGCTGACCGGTGGCACTCGCGGCGGGGTCACGGCCTACAGCTACGCGTCCCTGCTTTTCCAGCTGCCGTACGGGATCCTCGGCGTTTCGCTGCTGACCGCGCTGATGCCGCGGATGAGCCGCGCCGCCGCGGACGGCGACACCGGCTCGCTCGTCGGCGACCTTTCGCTCGCTTCCCGGATGTCCACGGTGCTGTTCGTGCCCATCTCGGCGGTGCTGGCCGTGGTCGGCACCCCGATCGGGATCGCGATCTTCACCTGGGGCCGCGGCACGCTGGCGGACGCCGAGCGGCTCGGCCAGACCCTCGCCGTCTCGGCCGTCGGGCTGCTGCCGTTCGCGCTGGTCATGTTGCAGCTGCGGGTGTTCTACGCGATGAAGGACGCCCGCACGCCGACGCTCATCATGCTCGTGATGACGGCGGTGAAGATCCCGCTCCTCCTGCTCTGCCGGGGATTGCTCGACGGCGAGCACGTCGTCTACGGCGTGATGCTCGTCAACGGCGCCGGGTTCGTGGTCGGCGCCGTGCTCGGCCAGGTCTGGCTGTGGGTCCGGCTCGGGCACCTGCGCAGCAAGCGGTCGCTGCGGGTCGGCCTGATCGTGCTCGGGGCGAGCGCCCTCGGCGTCGGGGCCGCGGTGCTGGCCGGGTACGCCGTGCCCGGTTCGCTCGGCGCGATCCCCGCCGCGTGGGTGAAGCTGCCGGTCCAGACCTTGCTCGGGATGGCCGTCCCGTTCGGGTTGCTGGCGCTGCTGAAGCTCCCGGAGTTCACCCCCGTGACGCGGCGCGTGGGCGCTCTCCTGCGGCGGCTCGCTCCTCGTTGA
- a CDS encoding cytosine permease, with the protein MTSTEAAGYGDKVVAVEPGGVEPVADADRHGTPRQLAWTWASPNLEFATVFVGVLAVTAFGLTFWQAALAAVVGNGLGALAHGVLSARGPRYGVPQMVLGRAAFGYRGNLLPAALMSVMAGIGWFAVNSVSGAFALAGLTGLPVLACLVLVVALQIAIAFFGHNLVQAYEKYVFAILAVVFAVASVVIFTKSGATANTGSVGGFLLTVGTAFGYTAGWNPYAADYTRYLPKTASKRAIGRYAGLGLFLSTTVLMLAGAASTTIGGAGDANPATAFTGHLPGFLAAATLLAITLGAVAANVLNVYSGALAFLALGVRLPLAWRRAAVALAFGAVGFVLAWLGLADAGHAYENFLLVIAYWIGPWLGVLLADHHLRRGTDFGALLADRSHRNTAGFTAFLVGLVVSVGLFANQALYTAPIPKAVPGTGDLTFAAGFVLAAGTYLLLRRQRTGVPSRRQP; encoded by the coding sequence ATGACGAGCACCGAAGCGGCCGGCTACGGCGACAAGGTGGTGGCCGTCGAGCCCGGCGGGGTCGAACCCGTCGCCGACGCCGACCGGCACGGGACACCGCGGCAGCTGGCCTGGACCTGGGCCTCCCCCAACCTCGAGTTCGCCACCGTCTTCGTCGGCGTCCTCGCCGTCACCGCCTTCGGGCTGACCTTCTGGCAAGCCGCGCTCGCGGCCGTCGTCGGGAACGGGCTGGGCGCGCTCGCGCACGGTGTCCTGTCCGCGCGCGGGCCGCGCTACGGCGTGCCGCAGATGGTGCTCGGGCGGGCCGCGTTCGGCTACCGCGGCAACCTCCTGCCGGCCGCGCTGATGTCGGTGATGGCGGGCATCGGGTGGTTCGCGGTCAACAGCGTCAGCGGCGCTTTCGCCCTCGCCGGCCTGACCGGGCTGCCCGTGCTCGCCTGCCTCGTGCTCGTCGTCGCGCTGCAGATCGCCATCGCCTTCTTCGGGCACAACCTCGTGCAGGCCTACGAAAAGTACGTCTTCGCGATCCTCGCCGTCGTGTTCGCCGTGGCGAGCGTCGTCATCTTCACGAAGTCCGGCGCCACCGCGAACACCGGGAGCGTCGGCGGGTTCCTGCTCACCGTCGGCACCGCGTTCGGCTACACCGCGGGCTGGAACCCGTACGCCGCCGACTACACCCGCTACCTGCCCAAGACCGCGTCGAAACGCGCGATCGGCCGCTACGCCGGGCTCGGGCTGTTCCTCTCCACGACCGTGCTGATGCTCGCCGGCGCGGCCTCGACGACCATCGGCGGGGCGGGCGACGCCAACCCGGCGACGGCGTTCACCGGGCACCTGCCCGGGTTCCTCGCCGCGGCGACGCTGCTGGCCATCACGCTCGGGGCGGTCGCGGCGAACGTCCTGAACGTCTACTCGGGAGCGCTCGCCTTCCTCGCCCTCGGCGTCCGGCTGCCGCTGGCCTGGCGCCGCGCGGCCGTCGCGCTCGCCTTCGGCGCGGTCGGGTTCGTGCTGGCCTGGCTGGGGCTCGCCGACGCCGGGCACGCCTACGAGAACTTCCTGCTGGTCATCGCCTACTGGATCGGCCCGTGGCTCGGCGTGCTGCTGGCCGACCACCACCTGCGGCGCGGCACCGACTTCGGCGCGCTGCTGGCCGACAGGAGCCACCGCAACACCGCCGGGTTCACCGCGTTCCTCGTCGGCCTGGTGGTGTCCGTCGGCCTGTTCGCGAACCAGGCGCTCTACACCGCGCCGATCCCGAAAGCGGTTCCCGGCACCGGTGATCTGACCTTCGCGGCCGGGTTCGTGCTCGCCGCCGGGACCTACCTGCTCCTGCGCCGTCAGCGCACCGGCGTGCCGTCGCGGCGGCAGCCGTAG
- a CDS encoding chitinase, whose amino-acid sequence MRRLVTLALAAGAAMATAVGLAPQAMAAVDPVLASPYLYQWGGQTSPTAAMSATGVKAFTLAFVLSDGTCNPKWDGSRSLTGSDKTMIQNIRNAGGDVIPSFGGWSGTKLGSKCTSASALAGAYQKVIDAYGLKAIDLDIENTDEFQNNTVQDRILNAVKLTKQKNPNLKVVITIGTTTTGPDSWGKRLINQAKAIGAGVDVWSVMPFDFSSGGDMAAMTKSAVDGLKNQLKTTFGWTDDTAYRHSGLSSMNGKTDNAGETVTVANFTSIRSYATSHHLARFTFWATNRDCSGGGECSGITQDKYAFTKIVAGYTG is encoded by the coding sequence ATGCGCCGTCTGGTCACCCTCGCGCTCGCGGCCGGAGCCGCGATGGCGACGGCGGTCGGCCTCGCCCCGCAGGCCATGGCCGCGGTGGATCCGGTGCTCGCCTCCCCGTACCTGTACCAGTGGGGCGGGCAGACCAGCCCGACCGCGGCGATGTCCGCGACCGGCGTGAAAGCGTTTACCCTCGCCTTCGTCCTGTCGGACGGCACCTGCAACCCGAAGTGGGACGGCAGCCGTTCGCTGACCGGCTCGGACAAGACGATGATCCAGAACATCCGCAACGCGGGCGGGGACGTGATCCCCTCCTTCGGCGGCTGGTCCGGCACGAAGCTGGGCTCGAAGTGCACGTCGGCCTCGGCGCTGGCGGGCGCGTACCAGAAGGTGATCGACGCCTACGGCCTCAAGGCGATCGACCTCGACATCGAGAACACCGACGAGTTCCAGAACAACACGGTGCAGGACCGCATCCTCAACGCGGTCAAGCTGACCAAGCAGAAGAACCCGAACCTCAAGGTCGTCATCACCATCGGCACCACCACGACCGGCCCCGACTCGTGGGGCAAGCGCCTGATCAACCAGGCCAAGGCGATCGGCGCGGGCGTCGACGTCTGGTCGGTCATGCCGTTCGACTTCTCCAGCGGCGGTGACATGGCCGCCATGACGAAGTCCGCGGTCGACGGGCTGAAGAACCAGCTCAAGACCACGTTCGGCTGGACGGACGACACCGCCTACCGGCACAGCGGCCTCTCCTCGATGAACGGCAAGACCGACAACGCGGGCGAGACCGTCACGGTCGCGAACTTCACCTCCATCCGCAGCTACGCCACGAGCCACCACCTGGCCCGCTTCACGTTCTGGGCCACCAACCGCGACTGCAGCGGCGGCGGCGAGTGCAGCGGCATCACGCAGGACAAGTACGCGTTCACCAAGATCGTCGCCGGCTACACCGGCTGA
- a CDS encoding helix-turn-helix domain-containing protein: protein MPRAENPLDLDGSPLTAFAAGLRALREHAGNPTYRELARRAHFSATTLSDAAGGRRLPSLAVTLAYVRACDGDDAEWERRWRATAAELTTPAPAGETAPYRGLDAYDREDAGFFFGRDRLLDTLTALLPSHRCVVVTGPSGSGKTSLLRAGLLPRLSGPVVFTTPATAGDLLAGPEAAVVVLDQFEELFALGRDDERARSVTALLAARGGPRVVLAVRADFEDRCAGLPGVSAALARARVVVGPMTADELRRAITTPAARARCMVETPLLTTAVALAHGRPGALPWLSHALLETWRRRSGSRLTLAGFQAAGELGGPLAGAAEAVFTGLGTAGQAVALDLFRRLADPEEGPTAVADGELDDTPLTADVVGRFVRARVLVRDAHRLRLAHEAVLDAWPRLDGRPGGAGWRTHRDLTRAAATWRLHHRDPSLLLRGAHLAAVRAWARHPRYLTTHERAYLDASTAAGTRPRPGWPGRHIAVLAAALLLSVPARVDSGVAGCGPPSATAVSSGPLSSGAPDNAER from the coding sequence ATGCCGCGCGCTGAGAACCCCCTCGACCTCGACGGCTCCCCGCTGACGGCGTTCGCGGCCGGCCTGCGGGCGCTGCGGGAGCACGCCGGGAACCCGACCTACCGCGAACTGGCGCGGCGGGCGCACTTCTCCGCCACCACGCTGTCCGACGCCGCGGGCGGGCGCCGGCTGCCGAGCCTGGCGGTGACCCTCGCCTACGTCCGCGCTTGCGACGGCGACGACGCCGAGTGGGAACGCCGCTGGCGCGCGACGGCGGCCGAGCTGACCACCCCGGCCCCGGCGGGCGAAACCGCGCCCTACCGCGGGCTCGACGCCTACGACCGCGAGGACGCCGGGTTCTTCTTCGGCCGGGACCGGCTCCTCGACACCCTGACCGCGCTGCTCCCGTCGCACCGGTGCGTGGTCGTGACCGGCCCGTCCGGTTCCGGGAAGACGTCGCTCCTGCGCGCCGGCCTGCTCCCGCGGCTGAGCGGCCCCGTCGTCTTCACCACCCCGGCCACCGCCGGGGACCTGCTCGCCGGGCCGGAAGCGGCGGTGGTCGTCCTCGACCAGTTCGAAGAGCTGTTCGCGCTCGGCCGCGACGACGAGCGGGCGCGGTCCGTCACGGCGTTGCTCGCGGCCCGCGGCGGGCCGCGGGTGGTGCTCGCCGTGCGCGCGGACTTCGAGGACCGCTGCGCCGGGCTGCCTGGCGTGAGCGCCGCCCTCGCGCGGGCCCGGGTGGTGGTCGGGCCGATGACCGCCGACGAACTGCGCCGGGCGATCACCACCCCGGCGGCACGCGCGCGGTGCATGGTCGAGACGCCGTTGCTGACCACGGCCGTCGCGCTCGCGCACGGCCGGCCCGGGGCGCTGCCGTGGCTGTCGCACGCGTTGCTCGAGACGTGGCGGCGCCGCAGCGGCAGCCGGTTGACCCTCGCGGGGTTCCAGGCGGCGGGGGAGCTCGGCGGGCCACTGGCCGGCGCGGCGGAAGCCGTGTTCACCGGGCTCGGCACGGCCGGGCAGGCCGTCGCACTGGACCTGTTCCGCCGGCTCGCCGACCCCGAAGAAGGTCCCACGGCCGTCGCCGACGGCGAACTCGACGACACCCCGCTCACCGCCGACGTCGTCGGCCGGTTCGTCCGCGCCCGGGTGCTCGTGCGCGACGCCCACCGGCTCCGGCTCGCCCACGAGGCGGTGCTCGACGCCTGGCCGCGCCTCGACGGCCGGCCCGGCGGCGCGGGGTGGCGCACCCACCGCGACCTCACCCGGGCGGCCGCCACCTGGCGGCTCCACCACCGCGACCCGAGCCTGCTCCTGCGCGGCGCGCACCTCGCCGCCGTCCGCGCGTGGGCCCGGCACCCGCGGTACCTCACCACCCACGAGCGGGCCTACCTCGACGCCAGCACCGCCGCCGGGACCCGGCCCCGCCCGGGCTGGCCGGGACGGCACATCGCGGTGCTCGCGGCCGCGCTCCTGCTCTCGGTCCCGGCCCGGGTGGACAGCGGCGTGGCCGGCTGCGGGCCCCCGTCGGCCACCGCGGTGTCGTCCGGACCTTTGTCGTCCGGCGCGCCGGACAACGCCGAGCGCTGA
- the map gene encoding type I methionyl aminopeptidase, whose translation MIELKSPAEIDRMHVTGRFVAEVLTEVGRLADVGVNLMDLEHHARGMIKRRGAESCYWDYAPSFGKGPFRNVICLSVNDAVLHGLPHDYVLRDGDVLTADLAVSIDGWAADSARTVIVGTPAEEDLRIVRATEEALEAAIEVTRPGNRLGDISAAIEAVAREYGYPVNTEFGGHGIGRTMHEDLHVPNKGTAGRGMKLRPGLTLALEPWFARTTDRIVFDPDGWTIRSADGSRTAHSEHTVAVTEDAPRVLTRREAELGNS comes from the coding sequence GTGATCGAACTGAAGTCGCCGGCGGAGATCGACCGCATGCACGTGACCGGGCGCTTCGTCGCCGAGGTGCTGACCGAGGTCGGCCGGCTCGCCGACGTGGGCGTCAACCTCATGGACCTCGAGCACCACGCCCGCGGCATGATCAAGCGGCGCGGGGCGGAGTCGTGCTACTGGGACTACGCGCCGTCCTTCGGCAAGGGCCCGTTCCGCAACGTCATCTGCCTGTCGGTCAACGACGCCGTCCTGCACGGCCTGCCGCACGACTACGTGCTGCGCGACGGCGACGTGCTCACCGCCGACCTCGCGGTCAGCATCGACGGCTGGGCGGCCGACTCGGCGCGCACGGTCATCGTCGGCACGCCCGCCGAGGAAGACCTGCGGATCGTCCGCGCCACCGAGGAAGCACTGGAAGCGGCGATCGAGGTGACCCGCCCCGGCAACCGGCTGGGCGACATCTCGGCGGCGATCGAGGCGGTGGCCCGCGAGTACGGCTACCCGGTCAACACCGAGTTCGGCGGCCACGGCATCGGCCGCACCATGCACGAGGACCTGCACGTCCCCAACAAGGGCACGGCCGGGCGCGGGATGAAGCTGCGGCCGGGCCTGACCCTGGCGCTCGAGCCCTGGTTCGCGCGCACGACCGACCGGATCGTCTTCGACCCCGACGGCTGGACCATCCGCTCGGCCGACGGCTCCCGCACCGCCCACTCCGAGCACACGGTCGCCGTCACCGAAGACGCTCCCCGCGTGCTCACCCGGCGCGAAGCGGAGCTCGGGAACAGCTGA
- a CDS encoding nucleoside deaminase, with amino-acid sequence MPIDPHALLAVAREEAELGKAEGGVPIGAALFDSAGTLLGRGHNRRVQDGDPSMHAETAAFRNAGRRPHYRDTIMVTTLSPCWYCSGLVRQFGIGRVVIGEATTFHGGHDWLAGLGVGITLLDDPACTALMTEFIAARPDLWFEDIGVEKSE; translated from the coding sequence ATGCCGATCGACCCGCACGCCCTGCTCGCCGTCGCCCGCGAGGAAGCCGAGCTGGGCAAGGCCGAAGGCGGCGTGCCGATCGGGGCCGCGCTGTTCGACAGCGCGGGCACCCTGCTGGGCCGCGGGCACAACCGGCGCGTGCAGGACGGTGACCCGTCGATGCACGCCGAAACCGCGGCGTTCCGCAACGCCGGCCGCCGCCCGCACTACCGCGACACGATCATGGTCACGACGCTCTCGCCGTGCTGGTACTGCTCGGGTCTCGTCCGTCAGTTCGGGATCGGGCGCGTCGTCATCGGCGAGGCCACGACGTTCCACGGCGGGCACGACTGGCTCGCCGGGCTCGGCGTGGGGATCACCCTGCTCGACGATCCCGCCTGCACGGCGCTGATGACCGAGTTCATCGCCGCGCGCCCGGACCTGTGGTTCGAGGACATCGGGGTCGAGAAGTCCGAATAG
- a CDS encoding isopenicillin N synthase family dioxygenase has translation MPSTVPLVDLSPWFGGTSEGRADVAGQIDRALRESGFLLVTGHGVPDDLRRRTRELAREFFALPEDVKQRYAVTVGGRGWLPPGVEANGYAEGTETPPDLKESYSAGADEGVGVADVDGFWFQPNVWPGEVPGFAEVATEYMRRMRALSDHLLEIFAAALGLAESHFTRHTAHPTYTFNINWYPPMTHVGAPEPDQFRIGPHTDFGTVTVLDRQAGVGGLQVCTADGEWEDAPFHPEAFTVNIGDLMARWTGDRWRSTRHRVLPPAVAAPDEDLVSLIFFYETDHDARITSLAPPLGKRTYPEVIAADYLREKLTAITVG, from the coding sequence ATGCCGTCAACCGTTCCGCTCGTGGACCTTTCGCCGTGGTTCGGGGGAACGTCCGAAGGCCGCGCCGACGTGGCCGGCCAGATCGACCGCGCGCTGCGGGAGTCCGGCTTCCTGCTGGTCACGGGGCACGGCGTGCCCGACGACCTGCGCCGCCGGACGCGGGAGCTGGCGCGGGAGTTCTTCGCGCTGCCCGAGGACGTCAAGCAGCGCTACGCGGTCACGGTCGGCGGCCGCGGCTGGCTGCCGCCCGGGGTCGAGGCCAACGGCTACGCCGAAGGCACCGAGACCCCGCCGGACCTCAAGGAGTCCTATTCCGCCGGGGCGGACGAGGGTGTGGGCGTCGCCGACGTCGACGGGTTCTGGTTCCAGCCCAACGTCTGGCCCGGCGAGGTGCCCGGCTTCGCCGAGGTGGCGACGGAGTACATGCGCCGGATGCGCGCGCTGTCCGACCACCTCCTGGAGATCTTCGCCGCGGCGCTCGGCCTGGCCGAGAGCCACTTCACGCGGCACACGGCGCACCCGACGTACACGTTCAACATCAACTGGTACCCGCCGATGACGCACGTCGGCGCGCCGGAGCCGGACCAGTTCCGGATCGGCCCGCACACCGACTTCGGCACGGTGACGGTGCTCGACCGCCAGGCCGGCGTCGGCGGGCTGCAGGTCTGCACGGCCGACGGCGAGTGGGAGGACGCGCCGTTCCACCCGGAGGCGTTCACGGTGAACATCGGCGACCTGATGGCCCGCTGGACCGGCGACCGCTGGCGGTCGACCCGCCACCGCGTCCTCCCACCCGCGGTGGCGGCCCCGGACGAAGACCTGGTCTCGCTGATCTTCTTCTACGAGACCGACCACGACGCCCGGATCACGTCGCTCGCGCCGCCGCTGGGCAAGCGCACCTACCCCGAGGTGATCGCGGCGGACTACCTGCGGGAAAAGCTGACCGCGATCACCGTCGGCTGA
- a CDS encoding diguanylate cyclase encodes MVGDSVAAGGGRRRPGRFLPAVALGRWALWRLPRRGQVLYLVAVDVLAVAAVVLAAVRFPPLTAMLGPFALLLGGMVVSAELARPVERHREDTLLGPGVDTAWIFAGVLVLRPGLAVALIVLSALHQWFRVRRRPVYRQVFGAAATALAGLVAGAFLTATGVRPLGAVLDSRTVLLLTVAGVVFLAVNAALVTAADGPRRPREAAPGHAFDAAMTAFGLPLAWAAGAAPLLVPVLAGATVVLHRGGLGRGRRDHVTLDPGTGVLTAASWRGAAEAQLDRLGGHGPGPAVLLLDLDHFRQLNDRYGVRIGDAVLRAVADTLRDEVRSADLVGRSGGEEFAVLLAGAGRFDAMAIAERIRLRIASTLVALKASGDGPQFVGVTASIGVAACPAGGGLAGALLAAEAALLRAKAAGRNRTLCAEPEPEP; translated from the coding sequence ATGGTGGGGGATTCGGTCGCCGCCGGCGGGGGACGCCGCCGCCCGGGCCGGTTCCTGCCCGCCGTCGCGCTGGGGCGCTGGGCGCTGTGGCGGCTGCCGCGCCGCGGCCAGGTCCTCTACCTCGTCGCGGTCGACGTCCTCGCCGTCGCCGCCGTCGTGCTCGCCGCCGTCCGGTTCCCGCCGCTGACGGCGATGCTGGGCCCGTTCGCGCTGCTCCTGGGCGGGATGGTGGTCTCCGCCGAGCTCGCGCGGCCGGTCGAGCGCCACCGCGAGGACACCCTCCTCGGGCCCGGCGTCGACACCGCGTGGATCTTCGCCGGGGTGCTGGTGCTCCGGCCCGGCCTCGCGGTCGCCCTGATCGTGCTCTCCGCGCTGCACCAGTGGTTCCGGGTCCGCAGAAGACCCGTCTACCGGCAGGTGTTCGGCGCCGCGGCGACGGCGCTGGCCGGTCTCGTCGCGGGCGCGTTCCTCACCGCGACCGGCGTCCGGCCGCTCGGCGCGGTCCTCGACTCCCGCACCGTCCTCCTGCTCACCGTCGCCGGCGTGGTGTTCCTCGCCGTGAACGCCGCGCTCGTGACCGCCGCCGACGGCCCCCGCAGGCCGCGTGAAGCCGCGCCCGGCCACGCTTTCGACGCCGCGATGACGGCGTTCGGCCTGCCGCTCGCCTGGGCCGCCGGGGCCGCCCCGCTCCTGGTGCCGGTGCTGGCCGGCGCCACCGTGGTGCTCCACCGCGGCGGCCTCGGCCGCGGCCGCCGCGACCACGTCACCCTCGACCCCGGCACCGGCGTGCTGACCGCCGCGTCGTGGCGCGGCGCCGCCGAAGCCCAGCTCGACCGGCTCGGCGGGCACGGCCCCGGCCCGGCCGTGCTGCTGCTCGACCTCGACCACTTCCGCCAGCTCAACGACCGCTACGGCGTCCGCATCGGCGACGCCGTCCTGCGCGCGGTCGCCGACACGCTGCGCGACGAGGTCCGCTCGGCCGACCTGGTCGGCCGCTCCGGCGGCGAGGAGTTCGCCGTCCTGCTGGCCGGCGCCGGCCGCTTCGACGCGATGGCCATCGCCGAACGCATCCGCCTGCGCATCGCCTCGACCCTGGTGGCGCTGAAGGCCTCGGGCGACGGCCCGCAGTTCGTCGGCGTCACGGCGTCGATCGGCGTCGCCGCCTGCCCGGCCGGTGGTGGCCTGGCGGGTGCGCTCCTGGCGGCGGAAGCGGCGTTGCTGCGCGCGAAGGCGGCCGGCCGGAACCGGACGCTGTGCGCGGAGCCCGAGCCGGAGCCGTGA